One Setaria italica strain Yugu1 chromosome I, Setaria_italica_v2.0, whole genome shotgun sequence DNA window includes the following coding sequences:
- the LOC101756931 gene encoding uncharacterized protein LOC101756931 → MGFLRRIAGLLGISRDDADHPDSSSSSAAAAEFPQDRAAAAAAAAAHGARRGFSVQVPVPVERQGPGPVLVPCPQGDGGVQGFRWYTRRLRIDEDGDVADEFLDEVIPESSINNDAGPVGRFQVKYNTKPTSLALKKQIVAIDGDIRHSLEHQGQLRWV, encoded by the exons ATGGGCTTCTTACGCCGGATCGCCGGCTTACTCGGGATCTCCCGGGACGACGCCGACCACCCCgactcctcatcctcctccgccgccgccgcggaatTCCCGCAGGACAGggcagcggctgcggcggcggctgcggcccaCGGCGCGAGGCGGGGGTTCAGCGTCCAGGTTCCCGTCCCTGTCGAGCGGCAGGGGCCCGGGCCCGTGCTGGTGCCCTGCCCCCAGGGGGACGGCGGCGTGCAG GGCTTTCGGTGGTATACAAGGAGGCTGAGGATTGATGAAGACGGGGACGTAGCTGATGAGTTCTTGGACGAGGTTATCCCGGAAAGTTCGATCAACAATGACGCAGGCCCTGTCGGAAGGTTCCAAGTGAAATACAACACGAAACCAACCAGTCTAGCCCTGAAAAAGCAGATTGTCGCCATCGACGGCGACATCCGCCATAGCTTGGAACACCAAGGGCAACTGCGGTGGGTGTGA
- the LOC101756519 gene encoding transcription factor HBP-1a, with the protein MGSNEPSTPSKAPKASEQDQPPATTSGATASVYPEWPSFQAYSAMPPHGFFPPTVAANPQAHPYMWGAQPMVPPYGTPQSPYVMYPPGTVYAHPSTTPGMHPFSHYPMPTNGHAETPGAAPSAPEMNGKSEPGRTSAPSANGITSHSESGSESESEGSDANSQNDSHSKDNDGKEDGSSQNGISYSASQGMLNQSMSMIPIQPGAMVGVPGSTANLNIGMDYWAAPGSAAIPATQGKATAGSARGDQWDERELKKQKRKQSNRESARRSRLRKQAECEELGQRAESLRSENSSLRAELERIRKEYEQLLSQNASLKEKLGATGDSIPDMNEQNDGDGSGHQKQPDSDAQPGNES; encoded by the exons ATGGGTAGCAATGAACCTAGCACACCCTCCAAGGCTCCAAAGGCATCAGAACAA GATCAACCTCCAGCCACTACGTCTGGTGCAACAGCTTCAGTTTACCCTGAATGGCCCAGCTTTCAG GCCTACTCAGCAATGCCACCACATGGGTTCTTCCCCCCTACTGTCGCTGCAAATCCACAGGCTCATCCATACATGTGGGGAGCTCAG CCCATGGTGCCACCTTACGGGACACCACAATCACCTTATGTGATGTATCCACCTGGAACAGTATATGCCCATCCCTCTACAACACCT GGTATGCATCCATTTAGTCATTATCCTATGCCAACAAATGGACATGCTGAAACTCCT GGAGCTGCGCCAAGTGCTCCAGAAATGAATG GGAAAAGTGAGCCTGGcagaacatctgctccatctgCCAATGGGATTACCTCCCACAG TGAGAGTGGAAGTGAGAGTGAAAGTGAAGGAAGTGATGCCAATTCCCAAAAT GATTCACACTCAAAGGACAATGATGGAAAGGAAGACG GCAGTTCACAGAATGGCATATCTTATTCAGCATCACAGGGAATGTTAAATCAAAGCATGTCGATGATTCCAATACAACCGGGTGCGATGGTTGGAGTTCCTGGCTCCACAGCTAACTTGAATATTGGAATGGACTACTGGGCTGCTCCCGGTTCTGCAGCTATCCCTGCAACGCAGGGCAAAGCAACTGCTGGTTCAGCCCGAGGAGATCAATGG GATGAAAGGGAACTCAAGAAGCAGAAACGAAAGCAGTCTAATCGAGAATCAGCACGCAGGTCCCGGCTGCGCAAGCAG GCTGAGTGCGAGGAGCTTGGGCAACGTGCTGAATCTTTAAGGTCGGAAAACTCCTCGCTTAGGGCAGAGCTTGAACGGATTAGAAAGGAGTACGAACAGCTACTTTCACAGAATGCTTCCCTCAAG GAAAAGCTGGGGGCAACCGGCGATTCGATTCCTGATATGAATGAGCAGAACGACGGCGATGGCAGCGGCCACCAGAAGCAGCCTGATTCCGATGCCCAGCCTGGCAACGAGTCTTGA
- the LOC101756113 gene encoding actin-related protein 6 isoform X1, with product MTGGSGVVVIDNGGGLLKAGFGGDQDPIAVVPNCMAKPPGGNTKKWLVADQLQADDVDVTGMTLKRPIDRGYLINTEVQREVWERVVRNLLKVDPNNSSLLLVEPMFNPPALQHATDELVFEEFGFKSLCVADAPSLVHLYEASRQPTLFRAQCSLVVDCGFSFTHASPVLQNFTLNYGVRRMDLGGKALTNYLKELVSYRSLNVMDETLLIDDAKEKLCFVSLDVPGDLRLARLSFKDNPFRCSYILPDGITYKKGFVKDMDDALRYCSLPLNEESDRKDHGLETNKFEDRKKPELSQNEFVLTNERFLVPEMLFHPIDLGINQAGLAECIVRAVQACHPYLQPVLFESIILTGGSTLFPRFAERLERELRPLVPDDYQVKITRQENPILGVWRGGSILASSPDFESMCVTKSEYEEMGSARCRRRFFH from the exons ATGACTGGTGGATCAGGTGTGGTGGTGATAGATAATGGGGGTGGCCTTCTCAAGGCTGGCTTTGGCGGGGATCAGGATCCGATTGCTGTGGTGCCCAACTGTATGGCCAAACCCCCTGGTGGCAACACCAAGAAATGGCTTGTGGCTGACCAGCTGCAGGCGGACGATGTCGACGTGACTGGCATGACACTGAAGCGCCCCATTGACCGTGGCTATCTTATCAATACTGAGGTTCAGAGGGAGGTCTGGGAGCGGGTTGTACGCAACTTGCTGAAGGTGGATCCTAACAACTCATCCTTGTTACTGGTGGAACCCATGTTCAACCCTCCCGCTCTGCAGCATGCAACTGACGAGCTGGTGTTCGAGGAATTTGGGTTCAAGTCTCTGTGTGTTGCAGATGCTCCTTCCCTTGTCCACCTTTATGAAGCTAGCCGCCAACCAACGCTCTTTCGTGCCCAGTGCAGCCTTGTTGTTGACTGTGGCTTCTCTTTCACACATGCATCCCCTGTGCTTCAGAATTTTACTCTAAACTATGGTGTGCGGCGTATGGACCTTGGTGGCAAGGCCCTTACAAACTATCTCAAGGAGCTTGTCTCATACCGTTCGCTTAATGTCATGGATGAAACTCTTCTCATTGATGATGCAAAGGAAAAGCTATGCTTTGTCTCCCTTGATGTCCCTGGTGATCTGCGCCTTGCCAG GTTATCTTTCAAGGACAACCCTTTTAGATGTTCTTACATTCTCCCTGATGGTATAACATACAAGAAAGGGTTTGTCAAGGACATGGATGATGCACTTAGATACTGCTCTCTGCCTCTCAATGAAGAATCAGATAGAAAGGACCATGGCTTGGAGACAAATAAGTTTGAGGATCGTAAAAAGCCAGAATTAAGTCAAAAT GAATTTGTATTGACAAATGAGAGGTTCCTTGTCCCGGAGATGCTTTTTCATCCAATTGACCTTG GTATAAATCAAGCTGGGCTTGCTGAGTGTATAGTTCGTGCTGTACAAGCATGCCATCCATATCTTCAACCTGTGCTTTTCGAGAG CATCATCTTGACAGGTGGAAGCACATTGTTCCCCAGATTTGCTGAAAGATT GGAGAGGGAACTTCGGCCTCTTGTCCCTGATGACTACCAGGTGAAGATAACTCGTCAAGAGAA CCCAATTCTTGGTGTCTGGAGAGGTGGATCCATTTTGGCCTCCAGCCCTGATTTCGAATCAATGTGCGTCACAAAATCAGAGTACGAGGAGATGGGATCAGCACGGTGTCGGCGAAGATTTTTCCACTGA
- the LOC101756113 gene encoding actin-related protein 6 isoform X2: MAQLAQLVQRVHPSFPRPLLSSAALLSWSSIPGGDDWASGGATRHVFAGPFAGDEHPRDILGFLSLRRGWTRRREGYTMTGGSGVVVIDNGGGLLKAGFGGDQDPIAVVPNCMAKPPGGNTKKWLVADQLQADDVDVTGMTLKRPIDRGYLINTEVQREVWERVVRNLLKVDPNNSSLLLVEPMFNPPALQHATDELVFEEFGFKSLCVADAPSLVHLYEASRQPTLFRAQCSLVVDCGFSFTHASPVLQNFTLNYGVRRMDLGGKALTNYLKELVSYRSLNVMDETLLIDDAKEKLCFVSLDVPGDLRLARLSFKDNPFRCSYILPDGITYKKGFVKDMDDALRYCSLPLNEESDRKDHGLETNKFEDRKKPELSQNEFVLTNERFLVPEMLFHPIDLGINQAGLAECIVRAVQACHPYLQPVLFESIILTGGSTLFPRFAERLERELRPLVPDDYQVKITRQENPILGVWRGGSILASSPDFESMCVTKSEYEEMGSARCRRRFFH, from the exons ATGGCCCAACTAGCCCAACTAGTCCAGCGGGTTCACCCTTCTTTCCCCCgtccccttctctcttctgcTGCTCTCCTCTCTTGGTCTTCCATTCCAGGCGGCGACGActgggccagcggcggcgccactcGCCACGTCTTCGCGGGGCCCtttgccggcgacgagcacccaCGAG ACATCTTGGGGTTCCTCTCCCTCAGAAGAGGCTGGACTAGGAGAAGAGAGGGATATACAATGACTGGTGGATCAGGTGTGGTGGTGATAGATAATGGGGGTGGCCTTCTCAAGGCTGGCTTTGGCGGGGATCAGGATCCGATTGCTGTGGTGCCCAACTGTATGGCCAAACCCCCTGGTGGCAACACCAAGAAATGGCTTGTGGCTGACCAGCTGCAGGCGGACGATGTCGACGTGACTGGCATGACACTGAAGCGCCCCATTGACCGTGGCTATCTTATCAATACTGAGGTTCAGAGGGAGGTCTGGGAGCGGGTTGTACGCAACTTGCTGAAGGTGGATCCTAACAACTCATCCTTGTTACTGGTGGAACCCATGTTCAACCCTCCCGCTCTGCAGCATGCAACTGACGAGCTGGTGTTCGAGGAATTTGGGTTCAAGTCTCTGTGTGTTGCAGATGCTCCTTCCCTTGTCCACCTTTATGAAGCTAGCCGCCAACCAACGCTCTTTCGTGCCCAGTGCAGCCTTGTTGTTGACTGTGGCTTCTCTTTCACACATGCATCCCCTGTGCTTCAGAATTTTACTCTAAACTATGGTGTGCGGCGTATGGACCTTGGTGGCAAGGCCCTTACAAACTATCTCAAGGAGCTTGTCTCATACCGTTCGCTTAATGTCATGGATGAAACTCTTCTCATTGATGATGCAAAGGAAAAGCTATGCTTTGTCTCCCTTGATGTCCCTGGTGATCTGCGCCTTGCCAG GTTATCTTTCAAGGACAACCCTTTTAGATGTTCTTACATTCTCCCTGATGGTATAACATACAAGAAAGGGTTTGTCAAGGACATGGATGATGCACTTAGATACTGCTCTCTGCCTCTCAATGAAGAATCAGATAGAAAGGACCATGGCTTGGAGACAAATAAGTTTGAGGATCGTAAAAAGCCAGAATTAAGTCAAAAT GAATTTGTATTGACAAATGAGAGGTTCCTTGTCCCGGAGATGCTTTTTCATCCAATTGACCTTG GTATAAATCAAGCTGGGCTTGCTGAGTGTATAGTTCGTGCTGTACAAGCATGCCATCCATATCTTCAACCTGTGCTTTTCGAGAG CATCATCTTGACAGGTGGAAGCACATTGTTCCCCAGATTTGCTGAAAGATT GGAGAGGGAACTTCGGCCTCTTGTCCCTGATGACTACCAGGTGAAGATAACTCGTCAAGAGAA CCCAATTCTTGGTGTCTGGAGAGGTGGATCCATTTTGGCCTCCAGCCCTGATTTCGAATCAATGTGCGTCACAAAATCAGAGTACGAGGAGATGGGATCAGCACGGTGTCGGCGAAGATTTTTCCACTGA
- the LOC101757734 gene encoding 18.9 kDa heat shock protein: MSMITSMLGRKQQGQQKGGAGARTAGGVGGAEVEPASIDIVLEPFVDAISLTALAAPSLGLAPFATASMDWKETPAAHVFMADLPGVRRDEVKVEVEEEKVLRISGQRQRAAEDKGDRWHRVERSSERFVRTVRLPPNANTDSVHATLENGVLTITVPKDNERKAYGRLIPITN; encoded by the coding sequence ATGTCGATGATCACCAGCATGCTGGGGCGCAAGCAGCAGGGCCAGCAgaagggcggcgccggcgcgcgcaccgccggcggcgttggcggcgcgGAGGTGGAGCCGGCGAGCATCGACATCGTCCTGGAACCGTTCGTGGACgccatctcgctgacggcgttgGCGGCGCCGTCGCTGGGGCTGGCGCCGTTCGCGACGGCGAGCATGGACTGGAAGGAGACACCGGCGGCGCACGTGTTCATGGCGGACCTCCCCGGGGTGCGGCGCGACGAGGtgaaggtggaggtggaggaggagaaggtgcTCCGGATCAgcgggcagcggcagcgcgcCGCCGAGGACAAGGGCGACCGGTGGCACCGCGTCGAGCGGAGCTCCGAGCGCTTCGTGCGCACCGTCAGGCTGCCGCCCAACGCCAACACCGACAGCGTCCACGCCACGCTCGAGAACGGCGTGCTCACCATCACCGTGCCCAAGGACAACGAACGCAAGGCATACGGCCGCCTCATCCCCATCACCAACTAG